A stretch of Deltaproteobacteria bacterium DNA encodes these proteins:
- a CDS encoding type II toxin-antitoxin system VapC family toxin, producing MNLLVDTNIFIDYLRSDKTVAKIFLDEKTTIYYSILTKKELIQRRGLSVSEKKAIDGLLRSFRPIRIDPQIAQAASLMQETYKKQKLDAHDAIIAATAWVKKMPLATRNVKHFRFIKEIRINTF from the coding sequence GTGAATCTTCTCGTCGATACCAATATCTTTATTGACTACCTGCGCTCCGATAAAACGGTTGCAAAAATTTTCCTCGACGAGAAGACAACCATCTATTATTCAATTCTGACAAAAAAAGAACTCATCCAACGTCGCGGTCTTTCCGTTTCTGAAAAGAAGGCTATTGACGGCCTTCTGCGATCATTCCGTCCGATCCGCATTGATCCCCAAATTGCCCAAGCGGCCTCGCTTATGCAAGAAACCTACAAAAAACAAAAACTGGACGCCCATGATGCAATTATTGCCGCCACCGCGTGGGTGAAAAAAATGCCGCTCGCCACGCGCAACGTGAAGCACTTCCGTTTCATCAAAGAAATCCGGATCAACACTTTCTGA